The Candidatus Cloacimonadota bacterium sequence GGTTCACGATCATCACGCCCACCGCCAGCATCCTGTAGTCGCGCATGTTCTGGGCTTCGGTGCGGATCTGCACATACTGCCCGCGGTTGTCCACGCTGTCCCAGTTCCAGGCCTGGTCATCCAGGTAGATGTTCTCATCAATGTAGATCTGCTGCTGGGCGGGGTCTTGGGGAAACAGACGCAACGCTTCCTGCCGCACCCAGGCATTGTAACCTCCGGCTTCGTAGCCGCTGCTGTTGAATTTGCTGAGGTCGCGGAGATAGCTGTCCGCATGGTCACCGGGCGTGATGTGGGCATATTTCAGCGCGTATTCGTAATATTCTTGGGTTTTCAGCTGCGCTTCCTCGTTCAGATAGAGCAGGCTGGAGATGAGGGCCGCTTCAGCTGTGAGCATGCCATAGCCGTAATTCCGGCCGTGGCGCACCTGGCTGAGGCCAGGCAGAACAAGTGACTGCACGAGCTGCAGGCCCGTGCCTTCCGCTGCCAGGCTGGCCCCGCAGGCCAGCAACAGCAGGAGGGTTACCAGATATTTGATCTTGGCAGGCATTAAAACTCCAATCTGTAATTGAGCATCAGGCCGCCTGACTCCAGCGGCGTGAAATAGAGGGCTGTGGGTTGGTCCGGGTTTCTGGAGATCAGGGCCACGTCGATGAGGCTGATCACGCGGTTGAGCAGCATCACCCCCAGGCTGAGGCTCCGGTACATCTTCACGGTCTGGGTCCTGAACCGCAGGGAGCGGTACTGGTCCTGATGTTCGGAACTCTGCCAAGCCCAGGCATCCTCCGCGGAGTAGGTATTTTCGGCCAGATAAGCCTCATAACCAGCGGGATCGTAATTGTATATCAAATAAAAGTTTCGCGCTTCCAGGGTTTGAAGCTGGTTGAACTCATCGCTGCTAATATACTGTTGGATAACCTGATAATAGCTGTCGGACATGTTTTCTGGGATGCCGGCATAAACCTCTGCGTATTTTCTATAAGAGCCGGTGAGGTTGTCGATCTCGCGTCCGGTGGCCAGCCAGGCTGTGAGGGCGAGCAGATCGGTGGTTAGCATGATCCCGCCGCGGGTGCTTTTGCCCAGGGCGATCTCCCCGCTGCCGGGCAGGGCGGCGGACATGCCCAGATAAGCTATCTTGGGCAGCGCGGCCAGGGGCAAAGCGATCAGCAGCGCCAGGACCAGGAAAAGGGTTTTGGGGAACGCGCGCATTCAGAACCTGTAGGTGAAACCCAGCGAAGGGGTGATGTGGTTGTTGCCGCTCAGGCCGGTGTAATACTTCAGTTCAAGTGGTTTTTGGGTGATGGCGGTGCGGTTCACGCGGTTGGTGAGAGTGAAAGCCTCGATGGCCGCGGCCACGTGGTTCAGGGCCAGGCCGATGGTGCAATAGTTGGCATAGTAGAATTGCTGGTTGGCGGCCCGGCGCATGTCCAGATATTCCTGGCGCCAGGGCGAGGCGGCGTTGGAACCGGGGGCCACGGCGTTGGCGGGATCCAGGCTGCCGGGATTGCTCAGATAGTAATCCATCCGGTAGTTTTTAATCCAGCGGTTGTTGATGATGAGTTGGGGGTCGGTGTTGTTCGGATTGAAGACCCAGGTGGCGTTGTTGGGTACCTGGTCCAGGTGGAAAGAGCCTGTGAGGGGATCGGTGGCGAAGTTGTGATACCAATCCGCCCAGCCGAACACATATTTGTCATATTTGCCGATGTCTTCGTAGAAATGCTGGGTATCGGTGTCGTCCAGGCGGAAAAAGGTGCCGTCGTAGATGTCCAGCGTGCCTGGGTTGATGTTCATCATCACTGTTTCCACAGCCTCCTGGTATTCCCTGCGGTAGCGGGTGCCGGTATAGGTGTAGGAATACTCCTCACCGCTGACGCTGTAGTTAAAAACCTGGGTCACCGTCTCGCCGTTGGCGAAGTTCTGGAAAGCCTCGGTCTGGTCCTGGCCCTGTTTGTTGAACCAGACGATGCCGCCGATGGCCGCCAGTTCCAGCACTGGAAAGAGGTAGGTGGTGAAGGCTGAGGGTTTGGCGTAAAACTGGCCCGCGCCGGGCAGCAGCGCCGAAAAGAGCATGGCGCGGCGGGCGTCCTTGGGCTCAAAATTCACCGTAATGATGTCGCTGGCGTCTTCCTGGGGTTCCTGCCAGATCAGGTCGTCTATGTTCTGGGCGAACGCGCCGCTCAGCAGCGCGAAGCCCAGGATGAGGAGGATGGTTGTTTTCATGTAAGCCTCTTGATCATTTCTCCACGGCGAATTTTATCCGCTTGTTCTCGGCGCCTTTGCGCACAAAGAGGATGTAAACGCCGGAGGCAAGCCTGCCGCTGTCCAAGGCCACGTCCCGGCGCAGGATGCCGTTGGCGGGCAGGGTGTGGCTTTGCAGCAGCGAGCCGTTGATGTCGTATAGCCGCAGTTCCACTTCCTGGTCAAAATCTTCCACTCGCACCCTGAACTGGGGGTCACGGACAGGGTTTGGGAAAACAAAAGCGTTGAAATCCTGGCCGGTGGGCACATCGTCTTCCATCTGGAAACCTTTGAAGTTGCCTTCCCCGCCGTTGCGGAAGCCATTCCAGAACACTCCCTGGAAATCAGTTGAAAGTTCCTTTTTGTGGATGGAGAGCCGGCCGTCCGGATCGGCGTAATACCAAAAGAGGTTGACACCTTGCGTGGAATAATGCGCGGTGGCCAGCCGGGAACCGTTCACGGGGCCGTTCGTGAGCAGTGATCTGGGCCAAACGATGCCCTCCGTCCAAACACGATCATCATCCCATGTGATGTAGCCTCCTGAAGAGTAGGCCACGTGGCCGTGCTCGGGCACCGGAAGGCAGAGCAGGGTGTTCCGGAACGCGTTGAGAGCGTAAACATGATTCCGGGGACTGAAGTTGAGCGGGAAGGCGTTGTAGGGAAAGCCGGAAAGCAGGGTGCCGTCGTTCTTCATGGCGTAGATGCGGTTTCCGCAACCCCAGAAAACGGTGGGATCGACGGCCAGGTCGAACCTGGACATGGCTTCATTTGTGTACCAGGTTACGCCAAGCTGGGTGGGCTTGGCGGCCAGGGTGTTCAGCCAGATCCGTTCCAGATGGTTGTTCTGGAATTTGTAAACGCTGCCGCTGTTGGCCATCAGGAAAAGCATCCGCACGCCGTCGGAATCAGCAGTGTAGCCAACTGGCTCGTATTCGCCGAAAGGTTCGGGCAATTCCACCTCAAGCTTGATGTAGAGGTCGCTGGTGTCGATGATGTGCAGCAAATCCTGGCTGAGCGCCACCAGGTCGGTGCCGTAACTGCCCAGGCGCTTGATCCCGGGCAACTGGACCATGTCTTTCACCACGTTGTCCACCACGGAACTCAGGCAGCTGGAGGTGCTCACGAACACGGTATCCCTGAGCGCGAGGGGCGCGGTGCTGATGGGATCGGGATAATTGACGGATTTGCTTTGCAGGTCGTCCAGGGAAAATTCCACAATCTCCAGAGAATTGGCGTGGCTGAGAATGAGTTCCTGGTAGCCGTTTCCATCCTGATCAGCTCTGATCACTGGCTGGTCCAGCGGCTCGCCGTCCCAGGCGAAAGGCCCCATGAGGTCTGTCCACTGGCCGTCGTGATGGCTGAGCAGGGTGATGGATTGCGGACCGATCAGAGGCAGGTCCAGAATGCTGTAGCTGGAATTGATGAAGGGCCCGGGCAAAAGGTCGGGGATGCCGTAGGCGTTCACCGAACTGACATCGAACCAACCGCTGTTCACCGTGAGGTTCATGATCGCGCCCGGATTGCCCATGCCGCCCAGCCAATAGAGCGAACCCATCCCGGCGCTGTCTTCAAGGGGCGGTTTTGTGTTGCCGTTCAGATCGGGTTTCCAAGCTTGCAGGCTCCAGCCGGCAAAGTAACCGGATTCGTCCAGCACCGGCTTCTTGGCGTGAAAGTATTCATACTGGGTGCCGGTCCAGTACCAGGACCACTCATAACCGATGTCGGGCAGGTTGTCCGCTTCGATGATCTCCACCCCGCGCCGGTTGTAGCGGGTGTTGATGGTGTTGTTCTCGTAGTTGGAGTAAAAAGTTCCGTCGCTGCCGGTGGCGCCCTGAGCGTAGATCACATCTTCATTCACCCGCCAGGCCAGGATCCCGCCGCCCACGGAGGAGCCGTCCTCCCTTTGGAAGGAGGGCAAAAGGTAGTCGTATTCATAGGTGGGGACGTTTTGGGGATCGTCGATCGCAGTGGGGTAGAGGATCACCCGGCCGTCATCGCTGGCCTTGAGCGCTGTGGCTCCGTCACCGTCCGGGTCCACGCTGCGGTTTTCCACCAGCAGGTATTCGGTGGGGGACAGGGGCAGACGCAGGATCTGGGGTATCAGTTTGTTTCCCGGTTGCCGGTGGCTGCTGGCGGCAAGGGCCATTTCGCTGAACAGGCCAACTTTGTCGGCGTCTTTAAGCAGGCCGCGGGAGCGGAGGTCATCGCCGAAGACAAGCTCGCGTGACCAGGCGCCGGGAAGCCCGGGCAAGGCGCCTTCCAGCAAAACATAGGAGCCGTCGTCCAAAACGTCCATGAGGATGCCGGAGCCGCCACTGTCCATGATGTCGAAAACCCCCACCATGGGTTGCCAGGTGTATACATTGTAGAGATCCACGAAACCCAGGGAGTGTCCAAATTCATGGCAGAGCACGGCATTCAGGGCGCCGTAGCCGCTGCGGAAAACGTTTTCTCCGGAGGTTTCGCTGGCAAAATCCTGTGAGATGGTGGCGGGCACGTTGCAGGCCTTGCCGATCAGCACGGAGCCTTCATCCACCACGGCTTCCTTGCCGTCGCCCACCCGGATGAAAAATGAGGGGATGTCGGAAGGGGTGTCGCCAAAAACGTCGTGCTGCCAGTCGGAGCCGGCGTGGATGATCATGAAGTGGCCGAAAGTGGAGAAATCCAGCTCTGGCGAAAGGCTGTCCGCAAGTTCGAAGGCGGTTTTAAAATACTCTTCCATGCGGGAAACGAAGAGTTCGTTGTCCGCGCCTGGAGGGTTGTACCAGCCCATGGTCTGGGGCAGGGTGTAAGTCCCGGATTGAGGCCAGACTTCATATTGGAGGTTGTAGGACCCGGCGGAGGCGGCCAGATAGTAATGGCGCATGGCCTCCAGATTTTGCAGGAAATAGGCCTGGTCGTGCGGGGGGCTGCCGATGTTGTAAAGATAGTTGGGATCAGGCTCCAGAAGGAATTTGCCGTTGCCGGTGGTGTTGGGGTCATCTGTGCTTTCCTCAGCAAAATCCACCAGGATCACCAGCAGCCTGTAGAAGTTGGCATCCCGGGTATGCGGCGCGGCGGCCGCCTGCCTGGTCAGCAGCTGGGTGAAGGGATGCCGGCGCGGAGGGCGGTTCGAGAAATGTTTCTGGAGCGTGAGCTTTTCAGCACCGAGCAGGCTGGCCAAGGCCAGCAATAGGAGCAGAAACCGTGTTTTCATCCGTATCCAAAGCCGTACTCCCCATGCTGAAAAACATGGGGAGACTGGCTGGAATCACTTTCTAAAACTCGAAGCCCAGGGAGAAGACCTTGTTGAAATCGACCAATTCACCGCCGGGGACCATGCTGAAATCCGCGTTCAGCTTATATTTCTTGCTGAAGGTGTATTGGATCCCGGCCCCGAAGCTGGGGCCCATCACGCTTCCGGCTGAATCGAGGAAATAGCCACCGCGGAGTGAGATCAGATCAAGGTAGGTGTATTCCGCGCCGATCCCGAAGATGGATTCCTCCATGTGTTGCCAGCCGGTGACAAACCTGGTGAGCAGGGGGTCTTCGTTGGCCAGGACCTTGCTGGCTTCCGCGGAGACCAACAGCTTGTTCATGGGGGCGTTGAGGATCTCGTAAGCCGCGCCCAGCCTTACGGTCATGGGCAAGGGGTCGGATTGTTCCTGGTCGATGTAGGTCACGTTCGGGCCGATGTTTTGGATCACGAAGGAAAGGTTGGTGCCATCGGTGAGGAAATCCTGATATTTGGCGCCAAGGTCGAAGGCGAAGCCGAAAGCCTTGCCGTCCGGCTCGGTGGGTTGGCCGGGCCCCAGATAGCTGTAAACGAACTTGAAATTCGTACCAACGCCCAACTGTTGTGGGATCACATCGTAGCTATAGCCTACGTTTCCGGCAAATTCAAAGCTGTGGAATTCGCCGATCACGTTGTTGTTTTCGTCGGTCTGGGTTTGGGTGCCCATGTCCAGAAGGGTCAGGTGGGCGTTGATGTTCCCGATGCCCTGGAAATACTGGTTATAGCCCAGGTATTCGTAATACATGTCGTTGAAGCCGGAACCTGCCAACCAGGGAATGTGCGATCCGGCCAGCTGGGTTTTGCGGTTGAACGCCGTGGCGCCCGGATTCCACCAGGCGGCGTAAGCGTCGTCGGCAACGGCGGAATAGGCGCGGCCCATGCCGTTGGCCCGTCCGCCCGGCTCAAAGGTGAGCGACAGCATCGAAGCC is a genomic window containing:
- a CDS encoding PorV/PorQ family protein; protein product: MSKYRMLTLAALMIALSLPFSLGAISQASMLSLTFEPGGRANGMGRAYSAVADDAYAAWWNPGATAFNRKTQLAGSHIPWLAGSGFNDMYYEYLGYNQYFQGIGNINAHLTLLDMGTQTQTDENNNVIGEFHSFEFAGNVGYSYDVIPQQLGVGTNFKFVYSYLGPGQPTEPDGKAFGFAFDLGAKYQDFLTDGTNLSFVIQNIGPNVTYIDQEQSDPLPMTVRLGAAYEILNAPMNKLLVSAEASKVLANEDPLLTRFVTGWQHMEESIFGIGAEYTYLDLISLRGGYFLDSAGSVMGPSFGAGIQYTFSKKYKLNADFSMVPGGELVDFNKVFSLGFEF